In Saccharomonospora marina XMU15, one genomic interval encodes:
- a CDS encoding ABC transporter ATP-binding protein gives MTRTSEGLDQQLSVAAASSLRAERLRVGYGADRMVIEQLDLQLPAGAVTAVIGANGSGKSTLLRTLARLLWPSGGQVLLDGRDVHRMRTRDVARKLGLLPQAPTTPESITVRDLVRRGRTPHTSVWRQWSEADEKALLAALASTDLADLADEPVDTLSGGQRQRAWLALVIAQNTPWLLLDEPTTFLDIAHQIDVLELVRRLNRDHGRTVVMVLHDLNQASRYADHLVALRAGAVVATGAPVDVVTEELVTTVFDVRARIVPDPVAGSPLVVPVGRAT, from the coding sequence ATGACCAGGACCTCGGAAGGCCTCGATCAGCAACTTTCCGTGGCCGCTGCGTCGAGCCTGCGAGCCGAACGGCTGCGCGTCGGGTACGGCGCCGACCGGATGGTGATCGAGCAACTCGACCTCCAACTGCCTGCAGGTGCGGTGACAGCCGTCATCGGCGCCAACGGCTCGGGCAAGTCGACGCTGCTGCGCACGCTGGCGCGGCTGCTCTGGCCGTCCGGCGGACAGGTGCTTTTGGACGGTCGGGATGTCCACCGGATGCGTACCCGGGATGTCGCGAGGAAGCTGGGCCTGTTGCCGCAGGCGCCGACCACGCCGGAAAGCATCACGGTGCGAGACCTTGTCCGGCGCGGTCGCACGCCACACACCTCGGTGTGGCGGCAATGGTCAGAAGCGGACGAGAAAGCCCTGCTCGCGGCCCTGGCTTCGACCGATCTCGCCGACCTGGCCGACGAACCCGTCGACACGCTGTCCGGGGGGCAGCGGCAGCGGGCCTGGCTGGCGCTCGTCATCGCCCAGAACACGCCGTGGCTGCTGCTCGACGAGCCCACCACCTTCCTCGACATCGCGCATCAGATCGACGTGCTGGAACTCGTGCGGCGGCTCAACCGAGACCATGGTCGGACAGTGGTGATGGTGCTGCACGATCTGAATCAGGCAAGCCGTTACGCGGACCATCTCGTCGCGTTGCGCGCCGGTGCGGTCGTCGCCACCGGCGCGCCCGTCGACGTCGTAACCGAAGAACTCGTGACGACGGTGTTCGACGTGCGAGCGCGGATCGTGCCC
- a CDS encoding MFS transporter: MDTPPGLPSNRAIPVLWFGQFAAVAGLTIVVPLLPFYLSDLGVTAVAVPWWTAVALAAPAVTQLITAPLWGMVGDRYGHKVMVVRAHAGLALAVGLMALADGPGEFLAYRLLQGACGGVVSSTASYVSSLSAPDRRGRALGGLFGATAAGSLLGPLVGSVLAGQFGFEALFGCVAALLLASACLALLVLPHAPVAAPRRGGGRSERALREVAARLLGNRYSRSILLAGLLAQAAIYALVVVFAPRVQQITSSVASATMWVGALQAVTWAASLPGGLWWGRRNDRHSVHAGFAIATACCGVAVGLQALPTTPEMLLPLRLAQGFCFAALAQSVLHVAAAVIPAETRGTAVGLASGLLDLGQVGGPVLGALAVSLLSASGAFPVIAILLTAAAGLALSGTRQRDRTALAAPLLTEANR, from the coding sequence ATGGACACTCCGCCCGGCCTGCCAAGCAACCGCGCGATTCCCGTGCTGTGGTTCGGCCAGTTCGCCGCCGTGGCGGGACTGACCATCGTGGTCCCGCTGCTCCCGTTCTACCTTTCGGATCTCGGAGTCACGGCCGTGGCCGTGCCGTGGTGGACCGCGGTCGCGCTGGCCGCGCCCGCGGTGACCCAGCTGATCACCGCGCCGCTGTGGGGGATGGTTGGTGACCGGTACGGGCACAAGGTCATGGTGGTGCGCGCGCACGCCGGGCTGGCACTCGCGGTCGGTTTGATGGCCCTGGCCGACGGTCCCGGCGAGTTCCTGGCCTACCGCCTCCTGCAAGGCGCATGCGGCGGGGTGGTGAGTTCGACGGCCAGCTACGTCAGTTCGCTTTCCGCACCCGACAGGCGGGGCCGCGCGCTGGGCGGGCTGTTCGGCGCCACCGCGGCAGGCTCGTTGCTCGGGCCTCTGGTCGGCAGCGTGCTCGCCGGGCAGTTCGGCTTCGAAGCGCTGTTCGGCTGTGTCGCCGCGCTGCTGCTGGCCTCCGCCTGCCTGGCACTGCTCGTGCTGCCCCACGCACCTGTGGCAGCGCCGCGACGTGGCGGCGGCCGATCGGAGCGGGCATTGCGAGAAGTAGCGGCGCGGCTGCTGGGCAACCGGTACAGCCGCTCGATCCTGCTGGCCGGCCTCCTCGCACAGGCAGCCATCTACGCACTGGTCGTGGTTTTCGCCCCGCGAGTGCAGCAGATCACCAGTTCAGTGGCATCCGCGACGATGTGGGTGGGAGCGTTGCAGGCGGTCACGTGGGCGGCGTCGCTGCCGGGCGGGCTGTGGTGGGGCAGGCGCAACGACCGGCACTCGGTACACGCCGGCTTCGCGATCGCGACCGCGTGCTGCGGTGTGGCCGTCGGCCTGCAGGCGCTGCCAACCACCCCGGAGATGTTGCTGCCGTTGCGGTTGGCCCAGGGATTCTGCTTCGCCGCACTCGCCCAGTCCGTGCTCCACGTGGCAGCCGCGGTGATACCCGCCGAAACGCGCGGCACCGCGGTGGGCCTGGCGAGCGGGCTGCTCGACCTGGGGCAGGTTGGTGGGCCCGTGCTGGGCGCGCTGGCCGTCAGCCTGCTGTCCGCTTCAGGCGCCTTTCCCGTCATCGCAATCCTGCTGACAGCGGCGGCAGGCCTTGCCCTGTCGGGCACCCGGCAGCGGGACCGGACCGCCCTGGCGGCCCCGCTGCTGACCGAGGCGAACCGTTGA
- a CDS encoding FecCD family ABC transporter permease, with protein sequence MSTASTSFARSGPALVGRSRRGALSVLIHPRGLLLGSALLGLLLVLCVLAIAVGTRTIPLAQVLGGLLGEADSATTLIVQRFRLPRVAVAVLVGAALGLSGAIVQSVTRNPIAAPDVIGVTAGASFGAVIVLLAFGGGTVGYGGAAAELSRIGLPVGAVIGAFLAAVVVLGVASLRGRGGAGATFSTQRVVLVGIVCHAAFIALVHWSLTTGDVDQATKAAVWLVGSLHGRGWEHVAGVGLALAVLLPSALLLGRRLSVLALGEPAAATLGVAVARTQVASFAVAFALTGTAVAAAGPVNFVALLAPQLARRIVGTSGIPLIASALVGAVVLLAADLVARLLVPGTELPAGAVTALVGAPYLLWLVVRTGGGR encoded by the coding sequence GTGAGTACCGCCTCGACGTCCTTCGCCCGCTCGGGCCCCGCACTGGTCGGCCGGTCGCGCAGGGGAGCCCTCAGCGTGCTCATCCATCCGCGCGGCTTGCTGCTCGGCTCGGCGCTGCTGGGGCTGCTACTCGTGCTTTGCGTGCTGGCCATCGCCGTCGGAACCCGGACGATCCCGCTAGCGCAGGTGCTCGGCGGACTCCTCGGTGAGGCCGACAGCGCGACCACGCTGATCGTCCAGCGCTTCCGCCTGCCGCGCGTGGCGGTGGCCGTGCTGGTCGGCGCCGCACTCGGGCTCTCCGGTGCGATCGTGCAGTCGGTGACGCGCAACCCGATCGCGGCTCCCGACGTGATCGGGGTGACCGCAGGCGCCAGTTTCGGCGCCGTGATCGTGCTGTTGGCTTTCGGCGGTGGGACGGTCGGCTATGGGGGCGCGGCCGCCGAACTGTCCAGGATCGGATTGCCCGTCGGGGCGGTCATCGGTGCGTTCCTCGCCGCGGTCGTCGTCCTGGGTGTGGCAAGTCTGCGCGGGCGAGGTGGTGCGGGCGCGACGTTCAGCACGCAGCGGGTCGTGCTCGTGGGCATCGTGTGCCACGCCGCCTTCATCGCGCTGGTGCACTGGAGCTTGACGACCGGCGACGTGGACCAGGCCACGAAGGCGGCCGTATGGCTGGTCGGAAGCCTGCACGGTCGCGGCTGGGAACACGTTGCCGGGGTAGGACTCGCACTCGCCGTGTTGCTGCCGAGCGCACTGCTGCTCGGCAGGCGGCTGAGCGTGCTTGCGCTCGGTGAACCGGCCGCGGCCACACTGGGCGTTGCCGTCGCGCGGACCCAGGTCGCGTCCTTCGCCGTCGCTTTCGCCCTGACAGGTACCGCCGTGGCCGCCGCGGGGCCGGTCAACTTCGTCGCTTTGCTGGCACCGCAGCTGGCTCGCAGGATCGTCGGCACCTCGGGGATTCCGCTGATCGCGTCCGCGTTGGTGGGTGCGGTCGTGCTGCTCGCGGCGGACCTCGTCGCCAGGCTGCTGGTCCCCGGCACCGAGCTTCCCGCGGGCGCGGTGACAGCTCTGGTCGGCGCCCCATACCTGTTGTGGCTGGTGGTTCGTACCGGAGGTGGTCGATGA
- a CDS encoding FecCD family ABC transporter permease: MSEAGARSLGRPAIGLLVALLLLAAAVLFGLALGSRAVPLTDVLHALLRRDGSDAAIIVWEQRIPRTLLGVLVGAALGVGGALAQGITRNPLADPALLGVSAGAALAIVVGTFAFGITTLATQLLAASVGAAVVGGAVLSLAGYGRAGMAPASLALVGLSMSAMIVAVISVLVLLDAQTLDEYRFWLVGALAGRGSPTLTTIAPVLLAGLALTGVAARGLDALALGDDVARGIGIRVGRTRLVAGLGVILLTSTAVAAAGPIGFVGLVVPHAARALTGPRHGWLLPYAAVLGATLLVAADVVGRVVVRPGELQVGVVTAVVGAPVVLLLVRRAKLAGAVL, from the coding sequence ATGTCAGAGGCGGGGGCGCGATCACTCGGCCGGCCGGCCATCGGTCTGCTCGTCGCGCTGCTGCTACTCGCGGCCGCGGTGCTGTTCGGCCTCGCACTCGGTAGCCGCGCCGTGCCACTGACCGATGTGCTGCATGCGCTTCTGCGGCGCGACGGGAGCGACGCGGCGATCATCGTGTGGGAGCAGCGCATTCCGAGAACGTTGCTGGGGGTGCTGGTCGGTGCCGCGCTGGGCGTCGGCGGCGCGCTCGCCCAGGGCATCACCCGCAACCCGCTGGCCGATCCGGCGCTGCTGGGTGTGTCGGCCGGTGCGGCGCTGGCGATCGTGGTCGGCACCTTCGCGTTCGGCATCACGACCCTGGCGACACAGCTGCTTGCCGCCAGCGTGGGCGCGGCCGTCGTCGGTGGCGCTGTGCTGTCGCTGGCAGGCTACGGCCGCGCCGGTATGGCACCGGCGTCGCTTGCCCTGGTGGGCCTTTCGATGTCCGCGATGATCGTGGCGGTCATCTCCGTGCTGGTCCTGCTGGACGCCCAGACCCTCGACGAGTACCGGTTCTGGCTGGTGGGTGCACTCGCGGGGCGCGGGAGCCCCACCCTCACCACCATCGCGCCGGTGTTACTCGCCGGATTGGCGCTCACCGGCGTGGCCGCACGGGGACTCGACGCATTGGCACTCGGTGACGACGTGGCGCGTGGCATCGGCATCCGGGTCGGCCGAACCCGACTCGTCGCAGGCCTCGGTGTCATCCTGCTGACGTCCACCGCTGTCGCCGCGGCCGGTCCGATCGGTTTCGTCGGGCTGGTGGTGCCGCACGCCGCCCGCGCGCTCACCGGGCCGAGGCACGGTTGGCTGCTGCCCTACGCGGCCGTGCTCGGTGCGACGCTGCTCGTCGCGGCCGATGTGGTCGGGCGGGTGGTCGTGCGGCCGGGTGAACTCCAGGTCGGCGTGGTCACGGCGGTTGTCGGCGCTCCGGTCGTGCTGCTGCTGGTGCGGCGGGCCAAACTCGCGGGAGCGGTGTTGTGA